Proteins encoded together in one Telopea speciosissima isolate NSW1024214 ecotype Mountain lineage chromosome 6, Tspe_v1, whole genome shotgun sequence window:
- the LOC122664374 gene encoding transcription factor EGL1 has protein sequence MCWAMATGLQNQEGVPENHLRKQLAFAVRSIQWSYAIFWSIKTGGVLEWRDGYYNGDIKTRKTMQPMEFIADQMGLQRSEQLRELYESLSAGDTNPQARRPSAALSPEDLTDAEWYYLVCMSFKFNRGQGLPARALENGQPIWLCRAPDADGKVFERSLLAKSASIQTVVCFPFLGGVVELGVTDLVSEDPRLIEQVKTCCLEYPRPNCIEQSASSPQNEDNEEDPVFVKVGHEKIDSVALDPASEFETKQECETPGLLPPSFIPQEEIKLHHNGIEELHANICEELEAVSPHDSSNGCGAQQHIEDSFMLEGVNGGASQVQSWQFLDDEFSNCMLGSMNSSDCISQTLANPQNVVSSPKGEKINNNHLQELQECNDTKLSSLDLGNDDLHYSRTLSAIFKNSHSLIVAPHICSSNHKSSFTNWREGLVDPLKTQVDTPQKILKKILFEVAWMHGGNLIKSPAQRVSKDGLWILEEDDVGANHVLSERRRREKLKEKFHILKSLVAPVGKVDKASILGDTIEYLKELERRVEELESCRELAEYEARARRKHPDIAERTSDNYGHTDIANDRKTAINKRKASDIDESELELDWASSKDGLAANLTVVMNEKEVLIEMRCPWRECLLLDIVDAISNLNLDAHTVQSSTLDGFLILTIKSKFKGVAVASAGMIKQALQRVMGTC, from the exons GGTGTTGGAATGGCGAGATGGGTACTATAATGGAGACATAAAAACCAGGAAAACAATGCAACCGATGGAGTTTATTGCTGACCAAATGGGTTTGCAAAGGAGTGAGCAGTTAAGAGAACTGTATGAATCACTGTCAGCAGGTGACACCAACCCACAAGCTAGGAGGCCTTCAGCAGCATTATCTCCTGAAGATCTCACAGATGCAGAGTGGTATTACTTGGTTTGCATGTCCTTCAAATTCAACCGTGGACAAGG GTTGCCTGCAAGAGCATTGGAAAATGGTCAGCCCATCTGGCTGTGCAGGGCTCCTGATGCAGATGGCAAAGTATTTGAACGTTCTCTGCTAGCTAAG AGTGCATCTATCCAG aCTGTGGTATGCTTTCCATTTTTAGGCGGTGTGGTCGAGCTGGGTGTGACCGATCTG GTCTCAGAAGACCCAAGGCTCATTGAACAAGTTAAAACTTGCTGCTTGGAGTATCCGAGACCCAATTGCATTGAGCAATCAGCTTCCAGCCCTCAAAATGAAGACAATGAGGAAGATCCTGTATTTGTCAAGGTTGGCCATGAGAAAATTGATTCCGTGGCTTTGGATCCAGCAAGCGAATTTGAGACAAAACAAGAGTGTGAAACCCCTGGATTATTACCTCCGTCGTTTATTCCtcaagaagaaatcaagttgcACCACAATGGGATTGAGGAGTTACATGCAAATATCTGTGAAGAGTTAGAAGCAGTCTCTCCCCATGACAGCTCAAATGGATGCGGAGCGCAGCAGCACATTGAAGATTCCTTCATGCTGGAAGGCGTTAATGGTGGAGCTTCACAAGTCCAGAGCTGGCAGTTCTTAGATGATGAGTTCAGCAATTGCATGCTTGGTTCCATGAATTCTAGTGACTGTATATCCCAAACACTTGCAAATCCTCAGAATGTCGTCTCTTCTCCCAAGGgtgagaaaataaataataatcatCTTCAAGAACTTCAAGAATGCAATGACACTAAGCTAAGCTCATTGGACCTTGGAAATGATGACTTGCACTACTCAAGGACTCTTTCTGCCATTTTTAAGAACTCACACAGTTTGATTGTAGCACCACACATTTGCAGCAGCAATCACAAATCTAGCTTTACAAATTGGAGAGAAGGGCTGGTGGATCCTCTGAAAACACAGGTTGACACACcacagaaaatattaaagaagaTATTGTTTGAAGTAGCTTGGATGCACGGTGGTAACTTGATCAAGTCCCCGGCACAAAGAGTTAGCAAGGATGGACTCTGGATACTAGAAGAGGATGATGTTGGTGCGAACCATGTATTGtcagagaggaggagaagggagaaactGAAGGAAAAATTTCATATCCTGAAGTCCCTAGTTGCTCCTGTGGGCAAG GTTGACAAAGCTTCTATCCTTGGTGACACAATAGAGTACCTGAAAGAGCTTGAAAGAAGGGTTGAAGAGTTGGAATCATGCAGGGAGTTGGCAGAGTATGAAGCAAGAGCAAGAAGGAAGCACCCAGATATAGCAGAGAGGACATCTGACAACTATGGCCACACAGACATTGCAAATGACAGGAAAACTGCAATTAACAAGAGGAAGGCTTCGGACATTGATGAGTCCGAGCTAGAGCTCGATTGGGCTTCATCAAAAGATGGTTTGGCAGCCAATCTCACCGTTGTCATGAATGAAAAAGAGGTTCTGATCGAGATGAGGTGTCCTTGGAGGGAGTGTTTGTTGCTTGATATTGTAGATGCCATAAGCAATCTCAATTTAGATGCTCACACAGTTCAATCTTCCACTCTTGATGGCTTTCTCATTCTGACCATTAAATCAAAG TTTAAGGGAGTGGCAGTTGCTTCTGCGGGGATGATCAAGCAAGCACTTCAGAGAGTCATGGGCACATGTTGA